One window of the Lemur catta isolate mLemCat1 chromosome 6, mLemCat1.pri, whole genome shotgun sequence genome contains the following:
- the KRT82 gene encoding keratin, type II cuticular Hb2, with amino-acid sequence MSCRSFQPSSRCGSRSFSSYSAVMPRMVTHHTVSKGPCRPSGSGGLRALGCLGSRSLCNVGFGRPRVASRCVLPSFGYRVGATCGPSACITPVSINESLLVPLELEIDPTVQRVKRDEKEQIKCLNNRFASFINKVRFLEQKNKLLETKWNFMQQQRCCQSNIEPIFESYICTLRRQLDCVSGEHVRLESELCSLQNVLEGYKKKYEEELSLRPCVENDFVALKKEVDTAFLMKADLETNAEALVQEIDFLKGLYEEEICLLQSQISETSVIVKMDNSRELDVDSIIAEIKAQYDDIASRSKAEAEAWYQCRYEELKLTAGNHCDNLRNRKNEILEMNKLIQRLQQEIETVKAQRCKLEGTIAEAEQQGEAALNDAKCKLAGLEEALQKAKQDMACLLKEYQEVMNSKLGLDIEIATYRRLLEGEEHRLCEGIGPVNISVSSSKGAVLYEPCGVSTPVLRTEYCPGATSVLRSSGGCSVVGTGELYIPCEPQGLLGCGGGRGSSTKLSAGSSPSSHKC; translated from the exons aTGTCGTGCCGCTCCTTCCAGCCGAGCTCCAGATGCGGCAGTCGGAGTTTCAGCTCCTACTCGGCCGTCATGCCCCGGATGGTCACCCACCACACAGTGAGCAAGGGGCCGTGCCGGCCATCGGGGTCCGGGGGCCTCCGGGCCCTGGGCTGCCTCGGCTCACGGAGCCTGTGCAACGTGGGCTTCGGGAGGCCCCGGGTCGCCTCCAGGTGTGTCCTGCCCAGCTTCGGGTACCGAGTGGGAGCCACCTGTGGGCCTTCTGCCTGCATCACCCCCGTCTCCATCAACGAGAGCCTGCTGGTCCCGCTGGAGCTGGAGATCGACCCGACCGTGCAGAGGGTGAAGAGGGACGAGAAGGAGCAGATCAAGTGCCTCAACAATCGTTTTGCATCCTTCATCAACAAG GTCCGGTTCCTGGAGCAGAAGAACAAGCTGCTGGAGACCAAGTGGAACTTCATGCAGCAGCAGAGGTGCTGCCAGAGCAACATTGAGCCTATATTCGAGAGCTACATCTGCACCCTTCGGCGGCAGCTGGACTGCGTGTCTGGGGAGCACGTGAGGCTAGAGTCGGAGCTCTGCAGCCTCCAGAACGTGCTGGAGGGCTACAAGAAGAA ATATGAAGAGGAGCTCTCCCTGCGTCCCTGTGTCGAGAACGACTTTGTTGCCTTGAAGAAG GAGGTGGACACAGCCTTCCTGATGAAGGCTGACCTGGAGACCAACGCGGAGGCTCTAGTCCAGGAGATTGACTTCCTGAAAGGCCTGTATGAGGAG GAGATCTGCCTGCTCCAGTCCCAGATCTCCGAGACCTCGGTCATTGTGAAGATGGACAACAGCCGGGAGCTGGATGTGGACAGCATCATCGCCGAGATCAAGGCCCAGTATGACGACATTGCCAGCCGCAGCAAAGCCGAAGCGGAGGCCTGGTACCAGTGCCGG TATGAGGAGCTGAAGCTGACAGCCGGGAACCACTGTGACAACCTGCGCAACCGCAAGAATGAGATTCTGGAAATGAACAAGCTGATCCAGCGGCTGCAGCAGGAAATTGAGACCGTCAAAGCCCAG CGCTGCAAACTCGAGGGCACCATAGCTGAGGCTGAGCAGCAGGGCGAGGCGGCCCTCAACGATGCCAAGTGCAAGCTGGCGGGGCTGGAGGAGGCTCTGCAGAAGGCCAAGCAGGACATGGCCTGCCTGCTCAAGGAGTACCAGGAGGTGATGAACTCCAAGCTGGGCCTGGACATCGAGATCGCCACCTACAGGCGCCTGCTGGAGGGCGAGGAGCACAG gCTGTGCGAAGGCATTGGGCCGGTGAACATCT CCGTGAGCAGCTCCAAAGGCGCTGTCCTGTACGAGCCATGCGGCGTCAGCACGCCTGTGCTGAGGACCGAGTACTGCCCAGGGGCCACCAGCGTCCTCAGGAGCAGCGGGGGCTGCAGTGTCGTGGGCACCGGTGAACTCTACATCCCCTGTGAGCCCCAGGGCCTCCTGGGCTGTGGGGGCGGGCGGGGCTCCAGCACGAAGCTCAGCGCTGGGAGCAGCCCCTCCAGCCACAAGTGTTAG
- the KRT84 gene encoding keratin, type II cuticular Hb4, whose amino-acid sequence MSCRSYRITSGHRVGNFSSCSAITPQNLNHFRANSVSCRSGLSFRGLGGFGGFGSRSVINFGSHSPRIAAVGPRPIRCGIGFGAGNGMALGFGGGSGVGLGFGAGSGVGLGCGAGSGLGYGFGYRLGGNGVPAAPSITAVTVNRSLLTPLNLEIDPNAQRVKKDEKEQIKTLNNKFASFIDKVRFLEQQNKLLETKWSFLQEQKCVRNNLEPLFENFITNLRRQLDALLSDQARLQAESSHMQDVLEGFKKKYEEEVGFRANAENEFVALKKDVDTAFLNKSDLEANVDTLTQEIDFLKALYLEEIQLLQSHISETSVIVKMDNSRDLNLDGIIAEVKAQYEEVARRSRADAEAWYQTKYEEMRVTAGQHCDNLRNTRNEINELTRVIQRLKAEIEHAKAQRAKLEAAVAEAEQQGEAALNDAKCKLADLEAALQQAKQDMARQLREYQELMNVKLGLDIEIATYRRLLEGEEHRISEGVGPVNISVSSSRGGVVCGSEPLVAGSALSRGVTFSSSSGVRATGGVPTSCSSGLGGDLLSSGARGSSVLAAEACAPSVPCPLPTPGGFSSSSRSSSVRFVSTTTSRRTKY is encoded by the exons ATGTCTTGCCGCTCCTACCGCATCACCTCTGGTCACCGGGTGGGCAACTTCAGCTCTTGCTCAGCCATAACACCCCAGAACCTGAACCACTTCCGGGCCAACTCTGTCTCCTGCAGGAGTGGGCTCAGCTTCCGGGGCCTTGGCGGCTTTGGTGGCTTTGGTAGTCGGAGTGTCATCAACTTTGGATCACACTCACCCCGGATAGCAGCTGTAGGCCCTCGTCCCATCCGCTGTGGAATTGGCTTTGGTGCTGGCAATGGGATGGCCTTGGGCTTTGGTGGTGGGAGTGGTGTTGGTCTGGGCTTTGGGGCCGGCAGTGGTGTTGGTCTGGGGTGTGGAGCTGGCAGCGGCCTGGGTTATGGCTTTGGCTACAGACTTGGAGGAAATGGAGTCCCAGCAGCTCCATCTATCACAGCTGTGACTGTCAACCGGAGCCTGCTGACCCCCCTCAACCTGGAGATTGATCCCAATGCCCAGAGGGTGaagaaggatgagaaggagcaAATCAAGACCCTCAACAACAAGTTTGCCTCCTTCATCGACAAG GTGCGGTTCCTGGAACAGCAGAACAAGCTTTTAGAGACCAAGTGGAGCTTCCTCCAAGAGCAGAAATGTGTCAGGAACAACCTGGAGCCCCTCTTTGAGAACTTCATCACCAACCTGCGGAGGCAGCTGGACGCACTGCTCAGTGACCAGGCCCGGCTTCAGGCTGAGAGCAGCCACATGCAGGATGTCCTTGAGGGCTTCAAGAAGAA GTATGAAGAGGAGGTGGGATTCCGGGCCAATGCTGAGAATGAGTTTGTGGCTCTGAAGAAG GATGTGGACACAGCTTTCTTGAATAAGTCTGACCTAGAGGCCAATGTGGATACCCTAACTCAGGAAATTGACTTCCTGAAAGCCCTGTACTTGGAG GAAATCCAGCTGCTGCAGTCGCACATCTCAGAGACATCGGTCATCGTGAAGATGGATAACAGCCGGGACCTGAACCTTGACGGGATCATCGCTGAGGTCAAGGCCCAGTATGAGGAGGTGGCCAGGCGCAGCCGGGCTGACGCTGAGGCCTGGTACCAGACCAAG TATGAAGAGATGCGAGTGACGGCTGGCCAGCACTGTGACAACCTGCGCAACACACGCAATGAGATCAATGAACTGACCCGCGTGATCCAGAGGCTGAAGGCAGAGATCGAGCACGCCAAGGCTCAG CGTGCCAAACTGGAGGCTGCGGTGGCCGAGGCTGAGCAGCAGGGCGAGGCGGCCCTCAACGATGCCAAATGCAAGCTGGCAGATCTGGAGGCCGCCCTGCAGCAGGCCAAGCAGGACATGGCGCGGCAGCTGCGCGAGTACCAGGAGCTGATGAATGTCAAGCTGGGCCTGGACATCGAGATCGCCACCTACAGGCGCCTGCTGGAGGGCGAGGAGCACAG GATCAGTGAAGGTGTCGGACCAGTGAACATAT ccgTGAGCAGCTCCCGGGGCGGCGTGGTCTGCGGGTCTGAGCCCCTGGTCGCCGGCTCCGCCCTGTCCCGCGGGGTCACCTTCTCAAGCAGCAGCGGTGTCCGTGCCACTGGCGGGGTCCCGACTTCCTGCAGCTCAGGCCTGGGCGGGGACCTGCTGAGCTCAGGCGCCAGGGGCAGCTCGGTGCTCGCGGCCGAGGCCTGCGCCCCCAGCgtgccctgccccctgcccaccccgggTGGCTTCAGTAGCAGCAGCCGCAGCTCCAGCGTCCGCTTCGTGTCCACCACCACCTCCCGCCGGACCAAGTACTGA